A DNA window from Coffea arabica cultivar ET-39 chromosome 6c, Coffea Arabica ET-39 HiFi, whole genome shotgun sequence contains the following coding sequences:
- the LOC113692372 gene encoding dnaJ protein ERDJ2: MAAAEENSTLFPIFILTLMAFPLVPYTLIKLFHAVSKKTTNINCQCSVCFRSGKYRKSIFKRISNFSTYSNLTLVLLWVIMAVLAYYIKHISSEIQVFEPFNILGLEAGASDSEIKKAYRRLSIQYHPDKNPDPEAHKYFVDYISKAYQALTDPVSRENFEKYGHPDGRQGLQMGIALPKFLLDIDGSSGGILLLGIVGVCIILPLMIAVIYLSRSAKYTGNYVMHSTIYTYYISMKPSLAPSKVLDLFVKATEYRDTPVHRIDEEPLQKLFVLVRSELNLDVKNIRQEQAKFFKQHPGYVKSELLIQAHLTRETSDLSPNLQCDLKRVLELAPRLLEELMKMTLVPRTPQGHGWLRPATGVVELSQCIVQAVPLSARKATGSSEGYAPFLQLPHFSETVVKKIARKKIRTFQDFRDMKLEERAELLSQVAGFSASESEDVEKVLQMMPSISLDISCETEGEEGIQEGDIVTLHAWITLERGNGLIRALPHAPYFPCDKEENFWLLLADSLSNDVWVSQRVNFMDEATAIIAASKAIQELKEGSGASARDVKATVKEAIAKVKKGSRLVMGKFQAPAEGNYNLTSLCLCDSWIGCDVKSNLKLKVLKRSRAGTRGVVSTDEVPTVEDGIEEEDEEEEEEYDDYESEYSEDDEDVKDTKSRGAVANGSAHNKSTGSSSDSSGSEED, from the exons ATGGCTGCAGCAGAAGAGAATAGTACTCTCTTCCCAATATTTATATTGACACTAATGGCTTTTCCTCTAGTACCGTACACATTAATCAAGTTATTCCATGCTGTTTCAAAGAAAACTACAAACATTAACTGTCAGTGTTCAGTTTGTTTTCGGTCTGGGAAATATCGCAAATCAATCTTCAAGCGG ATTTCAAACTTTTCGACTTATAGTAATTTGACACTTGTACTCTTGTGGGTCATCATGGCAGTTTTGGCTTATTACATCAAACATATTAGCAGCGAG ATCCAAGTGTTTGAGCCATTCAATATTCTGGGACTGGAAGCTGGAGCTTCTGATTCTGAAATTAAGAAGGCATATAGGAGACTTTCCATTCAGTACCATCCTGATAAGAATCCAGATCCAG AGGCACATAAATATTTCGTGGATTACATTTCAAAGGCTTATCAAGCTTTAACAGACCCAGTATCACGTGAGAACTTTGAAAAGTATGGTCATCCTGATGGAAGGCAG GGTCTTCAAATGGGCATAGCCCTTCCTAAATTCCTGCTAGACATTGATGGATCATCTGGTGGAATACTTTTGCTTGGCATAGTTGGAGTTTGCATCATTTTGCCTTTGATGATTGCTGTCATATATTTATCAAGATCTGCAAAATATACTGGAAACTATGTCATGCACTCAACGATCTATACATATTACATTAGCATGAAGCCGTCTTTAGCTCCAAG TAAAGTCTTGGATCTCTTCGTGAAGGCCACTGAGTACAGGGACACTCCTGTCCATCGGATTGATGAAGAGCCTCTTCAGAAACTTTTTGTATTAGTCAGGAGTGAGTTGAATTTGGACGTGAAGAACATCCGCCAAGAACAAGCAAAGTTCTTTAAGCAACATCCTGGCTATGTGAAG TCTGAATTATTGATTCAAGCTCATTTAACTCGTGAAACGTCAGATTTATCTCCAAACTTGCAATGTGATTTGAAACGGGTGCTTGAACTTGCTCCTCGTCTTCTTGAAGAATTGATGAAG ATGACACTCGTACCTCGCACTCCACAGGGGCATGGATGGCTGAGACCTGCAACTGGCGTAGTTGAACTGTCCCAGTGTATCGTGCAG GCAGTTCCATTAAGTGCAAGAAAAGCAACTGGATCTAGTGAGGGCTATGCACCCTTTCTGCAGCTGCCACATTTCAGTGAGACAGTGGTGAAAAAGATTGCAAGAAAG aaaattcgCACATTTCAAGACTTCCGAGATATGAAACTGGAAGAGCGTGCGGAGCTTCTCAGTCAGGTTGCTGGGTTCTCTGCTTCGGAATCAGAAGATGTGGAGAAGGTTCTTCAAATGATGCCTTCAATTTCACTTGATATCTCGTGTGAGACTGAAGGTGAAGAGGGGATACAAGAGGGTGACATAGTCACACTGCATGCTTGGATCACTCTTGAGCGTGGCAATGGTTTGATTCGTGCCCTTCCACATGCTCCATATTTTCCTTGCGACAAAGAGGAGAATTTCTGGTTGCTGCTTGCGGACTCTCTGTCAAATGATGTCTGGGTATCCCAGAGGGTCAACTTTATGGATGAAGCTACAGCCATCATTGCTGCATCAAAAGCAATTCAAGAGTTGAAAGAAGGCTCTGGTGCTAGTGCAAGGGATGTAAAAGCAACTGTTAAAGAAGCAATTGCTAAGGTTAAAAAGGGATCTAGGCTAGTAATGGGCAAGTTCCAAGCTCCAGCTGAGGGAAACTACAACTTGACTTCTCTTTGCTTGTGCGACTCCTGGATTGGCTGTGATGTGAAGTCAAATCTGAAGTTGAAGGTTTTGAAACGCAGCAGGGCAGGTACAAGGGGCGTTGTCTCAACAGATGAAGTACCCACGGTGGAGGATGGAATTGAGGAGGAAgatgaggaggaagaagaagaatatgaTGATTATGAGAGTGAGTATAGTGAAGACGACGAGGACGTGAAAGACACAAAGAGCAGAGGGGCTGTAGCCAATGGTTCTGCTCACAATAAAAGTACTGGTTCAAGCTCTGATAGTTCAGGAAGTGAGGAGGATTAG
- the LOC113693895 gene encoding tyrosine-protein phosphatase RLPH2-like isoform X1 produces MEGRNVEAQDPNSTQKHRVVCCIGDLHGYVTKLQRLWTNLETLMGPSDFESALVIFLGDYCDRGPDTRKVIDFLISLPSKYPKQSHVFLCGNHDLAFGAFLGVLPRHPDGSPFSETWKEYEMNEEREGWYKGEGFENMHVQGRRWAGKITVRFNALKGTEYKGSIYDACPTFESYGVPHGSADLMKAVPDEHKKFLADLVWVHEEDNISIETEEGIKNCKLIAVHAGLEKDKEIQKQMESLKARDTRISKVEALSGRKNVWEIPQELTKSPTIVLSGHHGKLHVEGLRLIIDQGGGLENNPVAAMVLPSRMVVRDTDEI; encoded by the exons ATGGAAGGGCGAAATGTTGAAGCTCAAGACCCCAACTCCACCCAAAAACACCGAGTGGTCTGTTGCATAGGTGATCTTCATGGGTACGTGACCAAGCTCCAGAGACTCTGGACAAATCTTGAAACCCTCATGGGCCCGTCTGATTTTGAGTCTGCCCTCGTCATTTTCTTGGGTGATTATTGCGATAGAGGTCCTGACACCCGCAAAGTCATAGATTTCTTGATATCTTTGCCCTCGAAATACCCGAAACAGTCCCACGTTTTTCTGTGTGGGAACCATGATCTTGCCTTTGGGGCGTTCTTGGGGGTCCTTCCCAGGCATCCGGATGGCTCCCCCTTCTCGGAGACTTGGAAGGAGTATGAGATGAATGAGGAGAGAGAGGGGTGGTATAAAGGTGAGGGCTTTGAGAATATGCATGTGCAGGGAAGGAGATGGGCTGGCAAAATTACTGTCAGATTTAATGCGCTGAAGGGCACTGAGTACAAGGGATCGATTTATGATGCTTGCCCCACGTTTGAATCTTATGGAGTTCCACATGGATCTGCTG ATTTGATGAAGGCTGTTCCTGATGAACATAAAAAGTTCCTTGCTGATTTGGTTTGGGTCCATGAGGAG GATAACATCAGCATAGAGACTGAGGAAGGGATTAAAAACTGTAAATTGATTGCTGTACATGCTGGTTTGGAGAAAGATAAAGAGATTCAAAAACAGATGGAATCTCTGAAAGCCAGGGACACGAGGATTTCTAAAGTGGAAGCTCTCAGTGGGAGGAAAAATGTCTGGGAAATTCCTCAg GAACTTACTAAATCCCCAACGATTGTGTTGAGTGGTCATCATGGAAAGCTCCACGTCGAAGGGCTTCGGTTGATAATAGATCAAGGTGGTGGACTGGAGAATAATCCTGTGGCTGCAATGGTGCTTCCGTCTAGGATGGTTGTCCGTGATACTGATGAGATTTGA
- the LOC113693895 gene encoding tyrosine-protein phosphatase RLPH2-like isoform X2, with translation MEGRNVEAQDPNSTQKHRVVCCIGDLHGYVTKLQRLWTNLETLMGPSDFESALVIFLGDYCDRGPDTRKVIDFLISLPSKYPKQSHVFLCGNHDLAFGAFLGVLPRHPDGSPFSETWKEYEMNEEREGWYKGEGFENMHVQGRRWAGKITVRFNALKGTEYKGSIYDACPTFESYGVPHGSADLMKAVPDEHKKFLADLVWVHEEDNISIETEEGIKNCKLIAVHAGLEKDKEIQKQMESLKARDTRISKVEALSGRKNVWEIPQDNLLVGSSMRM, from the exons ATGGAAGGGCGAAATGTTGAAGCTCAAGACCCCAACTCCACCCAAAAACACCGAGTGGTCTGTTGCATAGGTGATCTTCATGGGTACGTGACCAAGCTCCAGAGACTCTGGACAAATCTTGAAACCCTCATGGGCCCGTCTGATTTTGAGTCTGCCCTCGTCATTTTCTTGGGTGATTATTGCGATAGAGGTCCTGACACCCGCAAAGTCATAGATTTCTTGATATCTTTGCCCTCGAAATACCCGAAACAGTCCCACGTTTTTCTGTGTGGGAACCATGATCTTGCCTTTGGGGCGTTCTTGGGGGTCCTTCCCAGGCATCCGGATGGCTCCCCCTTCTCGGAGACTTGGAAGGAGTATGAGATGAATGAGGAGAGAGAGGGGTGGTATAAAGGTGAGGGCTTTGAGAATATGCATGTGCAGGGAAGGAGATGGGCTGGCAAAATTACTGTCAGATTTAATGCGCTGAAGGGCACTGAGTACAAGGGATCGATTTATGATGCTTGCCCCACGTTTGAATCTTATGGAGTTCCACATGGATCTGCTG ATTTGATGAAGGCTGTTCCTGATGAACATAAAAAGTTCCTTGCTGATTTGGTTTGGGTCCATGAGGAG GATAACATCAGCATAGAGACTGAGGAAGGGATTAAAAACTGTAAATTGATTGCTGTACATGCTGGTTTGGAGAAAGATAAAGAGATTCAAAAACAGATGGAATCTCTGAAAGCCAGGGACACGAGGATTTCTAAAGTGGAAGCTCTCAGTGGGAGGAAAAATGTCTGGGAAATTCCTCAg GACAATTTACTTGTAGGCAGTAGCATGAGAATGTAA
- the LOC113693894 gene encoding ABC transporter G family member 39-like, producing MALALTGDDLARKSTGSRSWASASFREAWHPAPEAFGGSTEHEEDEEQLKWAAIERLPTYDRLRKAVLRQVLDDGRVVGHELDLVRLGSDKKRMLVNNILRVVEEDYEKFLQRLRSRVDRVGIQVPTIEVRYEHLSVEGEVHVGSRAIPTLLNAILNVIETALRSIRLAPSNKRKITILKGISGIVKPSRMTLLLGPPGAGKTTLLQALAGKIEDNLKTCGKITYCGHEMDEFVPQRTCAYVSQHDLHHGEMTVRETLDFSRRCLGTGRRYEMLAELSRREKEAGINPDPEIDAFMKAVAVAGQKSNLATDCVLKLLGLDICPDIMVGDQLKRGISGGQKKRVTTGEMLVGPATAIYMDEISTGLDSSTTFQIVNHMKHMVHVMDITMIISLLQPAPETYNLFDDIILLSEGQIVYQGPREHVLDFFEHVGFKCPDRKGVADFLQEVTSKKDQEQYWIRKDQPYRYISVPELAEAFKAFHVGQRLAEELSVPYDKSKTHPAALVTNKYGLSNWEILTACFSREWLLMKRNSFVYIFKTVQITIMAIVSSTVFLRTQMPHGQLQDGGKYFGALFFSLINIMFNGMAELSMTVFRLPIFFKQRDSLFYPAWAFSLPVFLLRVPLSFMESAIWIILTYYTIGLAPSPARFFQQYLTFFCIHTMALSLFRFIAAIGRTQVVANTLGTFTLLVVFVCGGFVVAKDALKPWIRWATYISPMSYGQNAIVMSEFLDKRWSAPNLDPRIDAPTVGKALLKGRGFYTEWSWYWICIAALLGFSVLFNGFFVVALTFLNPLGDSRTVVLDENQEKNSSSASNKETSEGTDMEPRNASSSTEANGHDKKGMVLPFQPLSIAFNHINYSVDMPAEMKSQGVQEDRLQLLRDASGCFRPGILTALVGVSGAGKTTLMDVLAGRKTGGYIEGTICISGYPKNQNTFARISGYCEQNDIHSPHLTVYESVLYSAWLRLPADVKESTRKMFVEEVMELVELKPIRNLLAGLPGVDGLSTEQRKRLTIAVELVANPSIIFMDEPTSGLDARAAAIVMRTVRNTVDTGRTVVCTIHQPSIDIFESFDELLLMKRGGRVIYAGPLGRNSQKLIDYFEVVPGVPKITPGYNPATWMLEISTPSVEAQLQVDFADIFAESALYKRNEELIAELSTAPPGSKDLYFPTKYSQPIFTQIRACFWKQRLSYWRNPRYNAIRFMLTVACGVIFGVIFWDKGGKMQVQQDLLNLMGAIYSCVLFLGATNASSVQGVVSIERTVFYRERGAGMYSAFPYAIGQVAIEVLYVSIQTFVYTLIIYSMIGFEWTAAKFFLFYYFLLTCYTYYTMFGMMLVALTPNIQVAAISMSFFMSFWNLFSGFLIPRTQIPIWWRWYYWGSPVAWSIYGTITCQIGDKTNQVVVPGSPNVTVKGYLKHGLGYDHDFLPVVGVVHICWVLLFAFGFALGIRYLNFQTR from the exons ATGGCATTGGCATTAACGGGCGATGATCTAGCAAGGAAGAGTACTGGTAGCAGGAGTTGGGCGTCGGCCAGTTTCAGGGAGGCCTGGCATCCTGCTCCCGAAGCTTTTGGTGGAAGTACTGAACATGAGGAAGATGAGGAGCAGCTCAAGTGGGCTGCCATTGAGAGGCTGCCAACCTATGATAGGTTGAGGAAAGCTGTGTTGAGGCAGGTTCTGGATGACGGGAGGGTCGTGGGTCACGAATTGGACCTCGTTAGGTTAGGATCAGACAAGAAGAGGATGTTGGTTAATAATATACTAAGGGTTGTTGAGGAAGATTATGAAAAGTTTCTCCAGAGGCTAAGAAGCCGGGTTGATAG GGTTGGGATTCAGGTTCCAACAATTGAGGTCCGTTACGAACATTTATCTGTCGAAGGAGAGGTTCATGTTGGGAGTAGAGCAATTCCAACTTTGCTGAACGCTATCCTGAATGTAATTGAG ACTGCGCTGAGATCAATTCGTCTTGCCCCTTccaataagagaaaaataactATACTTAAAGGTATCAGTGGAATCGTCAAACCATCTAG gATGACACTACTTCTTGGTCCGCCAGGTGCAGGAAAAACAACATTGCTGCAGGCACTTGCAGGAAAGATTGAAGATAACCTAAAG ACGTGTGGAAAAATTACATACTGTGGTCACGAGATGGATGAATTTGTGCCCCAAAGAACCTGTGCCTATGTTAGTCAACATGATCTGCATCATGGAGAGATGACCGTCAGGGAGACATTGGACTTTTCGAGGCGGTGCCTGGGAACGGGCCGAAGGTACGAAATGCTAGCTGAACTCTCAAGACGCGAGAAAGAAGCAGGAATAAATCCAGACCCTGAGATTGATGCATTCATGAAGGCTGTAGCAGTGGCAGGTCAAAAAAGTAATTTGGCCACAGATTGTGTTCTCAAG CTTCTTGGATTAGATATTTGTCCGGATATCATGGTTGGTGACCAGCTAAAAAGAGGTATATCAGGGGGGCAGAAGAAGCGTGTTACCACAG GTGAAATGTTGGTCGGGCCAGCAACAGCTATTTACATGGACGAGATATCCACTGGATTGGACAGTTCCACTACTTTCCAGATAGTAAACCACATGAAGCACATGGTTCACGTCATGGATATAACAATGATTATTTCTCTGCTGCAGCCAGCACCTGAGACTTATAATCTATTTGATGACATTATATTGCTTTCAGAAGGTCAAATTGTCTATCAGGGTCCACGGGAACATGTCCTGGATTTCTTTGAGCATGTTGGTTTCAAGTGTCCTGACAGGAAAGGAGTTGCTGATTTCCTTCAAGAGGTGACTTCCAAAAAGGATCAAGAACAGTACTGGATCCGGAAAGACCAGCCGTATAGATACATATCAGTTCCTGAGCTTGCAGAAGCCTTCAAAGCCTTTCATGTTGGCCAACGGCTTGCAGAAGAGCTCAGTGTGCCTTACGATAAATCCAAAACCCACCCAGCAGCATTGGTTACGAACAAATATGGTCTCTCAAATTGGGAAATATTGACGGCATGTTTTTCGAGAGAATGGCTGCTGATGAAGCGAAATTCTTTCGTGTACATTTTCAAGACAGTTCAGATAACAATAATGGCCATTGTTTCATCCACAGTGTTTCTTAGAACGCAGATGCCACATGGCCAATTGCAAGATGGAGGGAAATATTTTGGAGCTCTTTTCTTCAGTCTTATCAATATAATGTTCAACGGAATGGCTGAACTTTCAATGACGGTGTTCAGGCTTCCTATCTTCTTCAAACAAAGGGATTCCCTATTTTATCCAGCATGGGCTTTTAGTTTGCCAGTCTTTTTGCTTAGGGTCCCTCTGTCTTTCATGGAATCAGCAATATGGATAATCCTCACATATTATACGATAGGGCTTGCTCCCTCCCCTGCCag GTTCTTCCAACAGTACCTGACATTTTTCTGTATACATACGAtggctctctctcttttccgCTTTATTGCAGCAATTGGAAGAACGCAGGTTGTAGCAAACACATTGGGTACCTTCACTCTGCTAGTGGTCTTTGTGTGCGGAGGATTTGTGGTTGCCAAAG ATGCCCTTAAGCCATGGATAAGATGGGCGACCTATATTTCTCCAATGAGCTATGGACAAAATGCTATTGTCATGAGCGAATTTCTTGACAAGAGATGGAGTGCA CCTAATTTGGACCCCCGAATCGATGCTCCCACGGTAGGGAAAGCCCTCCTGAAAGGAAGAGGCTTCTATACAGAGTGGTCCTGGTACTGGATATGCATTGCAGCACTATTGGGGTTCTCCGTTCTCTTCAATGGTTTCTTTGTTGTAGCACTGACTTTCTTAAACC CCTTGGGTGATTCAAGAACAGTAGTCTTGGAtgaaaaccaagaaaagaattCATCTTCTGCAAGCAACAAGGAAACATCCGAAG GAACTGACATGGAACCCAGAAATGCCTCGAGTAGCACAGAAGCAAATGGACATGACAAGAAAGGCATGGTTTTACCCTTCCAGCCATTGTCTATAGCTTTCAACCATATTAACTACTCCGTGGATATGCCAGCT GAAATGAAGAGTCAGGGGGTTCAAGAGGATCGTTTGCAACTACTACGAGATGCTAGTGGCTGTTTCAGACCTGGAATATTGACAGCACTTGTAGGTGTTAGCGGTGCTGGGAAGACAACTTTGATGGATGTGTTAGCTGGACGAAAAACTGGAGGATACATTGAAGGAACCATCTGCATCTCAGGTTACCCGAAAAACCAGAACACATTTGCCAGAATAAGCGGATACTGCGAACAGAATGACATTCATTCACCTCATCTTACCGTGTATGAATCTGTCTTATACTCCGCCTGGCTTCGTCTTCCCGCTGATGTAAAAGAAAGCACTCGGAAG ATGTTTGTGGAAGAAGTAATGGAGCTGGTTGAACTCAAACCTATAAGAAATTTGTTGGCTGGCCTTCCAGGAGTTGATGGTCTTTCAACAGAACAAAGAAAACGCTTAACAATTGCTGTAGAGTTGGTTGCCAATCCATCCATAATCTTCATGGACGAACCAACATCTGGTCTTGATGCTAGAGCTGCTGCCATTGTTATGCGCACTGTAAGAAATACTGTGGACACTGGAAGAACTGTAGTGTGCACGATTCACCAACCAAGCATAGACATTTTTGAATCTTTCGATGAG TTGCTTTTGATGAAGAGAGGAGGGCGCGTGATTTATGCAGGACCACTTGGTCGCAATTCTCAAAAGCTAATAGATTACTTTGAG GTTGTCCCAGGAGTTCCCAAGATTACTCCTGGATATAATCCTGCCACGTGGATGTTGGAAATCAGTACTCCGTCAGTTGAGGCTCAGCTGCAAGTTGATTTTGCTGACATTTTTGCTGAATCAGCCCTTTATAA GAGAAATGAAGAACTTATAGCAGAACTCAGTACTGCTCCACCTGGTTCAAAGGATCTTTATTTTCCAACAAAGTACTCCCAACCCATATTCACTCAGATCAGAGCTTGTTTCTGGAAACAAAGATTGTCGTATTGGCGGAATCCTCGATATAATGCTATTCGTTTCATGTTGACAGTCGCCTGTGGCGTTATCTTCGGTGTCATATTCTGGGACAAGGGAGGAAAAAT GCAAGTACAGCAAGATCTGCTGAATCTTATGGGAGCTATCTATTCTTGTGTCCTCTTCTTGGGAGCCACCAATGCCTCCTCGGTGCAGGGAGTGGTTTCCATAGAGAGAACAGTTTTCTACCGTGAACGAGGAGCTGGGATGTATTCGGCATTTCCTTATGCCATCGGTCAG GTAGCGATTGAGGTGCTCTACGTTTCAATTCAGACCTTCGTGTACACTCTTATCATTTACTCAATGATCGGATTCGAGTGGACAGCAGCCAAATTCTTTTTGTTCTACTATTTCTTGTTGACGTGCTACACTTACTACACAATGTTCGGGATGATGCTAGTCGCACTGACTCCAAATATTCAAGTTGCTGCAATTTCAATGTCTTTCTTCATGAGCTTCTGGAATCTGTTCTCGGGTTTCCTCATTCCTAGGACA CAAATCCCAATTTGGTGGAGGTGGTATTACTGGGGCTCACCTGTGGCTTGGTCTATCTATGGTACCATAACCTGTCAAATTGGTGATAAAACTAACCAAGTTGTGGTGCCCGGGTCTCCTAATGTTACGGTGAAGGGGTATCTAAAACACGGCTTGGGTTATGATCATGACTTTCTTCCGGTGGTTGGTGTAGTTCATATTTGCTGGGTACTTCTCTTCGCCTTTGGCTTTGCTCTCGGCATCAGGTACCTCAACTTCCAGACTAGATAA
- the LOC113693946 gene encoding BTB/POZ domain-containing protein FBL11-like isoform X4, translating to MMKMEYVAANDLILHLCTSYLARNLKWAMLCDSFLDVPYQLLNTCIQHPELTIDSEKYLCDAILLWLAANIRKKTIEDGCTGMLRQIRCNCLPLWFLAGKRRCCFFAEFADENVDAILQLAGHPSVDVGNICADCDLSCMQIRLTEFTKKVDLSGCPQIRPILLLSLLPPLYSRDIMERKKFKRPLLNLQYLNVDHLPTLTFEAVEEVDISNCPMLDLEDALKCFSKSFPSLRKLRAVNYVDFGTEKLIRLLARFPLLCNIDLTVDVSPLIPAKVSVVSSQPALSPLGSREFPNDDHCPWDALLSNMSRRQLSNITRLTLQGRSDIADSDLRKITKSCASLCYLNLNGCMSVTDSGISFVILNCILLRSILACDTYFGQESISALCSGVHNLEDHVEPQAKKPLHSFASKFHTLHIGGCMGVSEASLSELLSQTLMIKSVSLRETHLVDDALDRFPGCSLEMLDISETKVSSLALAHLIHRNPGLKCLKARGCKHLSLNFMDAEGREPSNLAYSSTELHSELGKSCQLEEIAVGWGFSFFSLESLKPAIRSLRTLVVGLGGSLGHDGLRLLPAFSPLLETLMIYFQVISDSLVINIMKTLRKLQVLALCYCFGQISSLSFQISMPNLRNLKLERVAAWMTNTDLIILTQNCPNLVDLSLLGCRLLNPESQDIISCGWPGLISMHLEDCGEVTAHGVSPLMNCRALEDLLLRHTGTGIPKNFIVLMASEMPMLRKMSLDICDASDGDFDIPDFSDRCFLSYVKIARCKLQRCSLDLHKLDIHKTPVHKETLLLVWDSKKLTRAVIKERL from the exons ATG atgaaaatggAATATGTTGCAGCAAATGATTTGATTCTACATCTTTGCACGAGTTATCTAGCAAGGAACCTC AAATGGGCAATGTTGTGTGACTCTTTTTTGGATGTTCCTTACCAGTTACTAAATACATGCATTCAACATCCCGAATTGACCATAGATAG CGAGAAATATCTTTGTGATGCCATTCTTCTTTGGCTTGCTGCTAACATCCGAAAAAAGACTATTGAAGATGGTTGCACTGGCATGTTGCGACAG ATACGGTGTAATTGTTTGCCTCTGTGGTTTCTTGCTG GTAAAAGAAGATGCTGCTTCTTTGCAGAGTTTGCTGATGAAAACGTTGATGCTATCCTTCAGCTAGCTGGACATCCTTCTGTCGATGTGGGAAACATATGTGCAGATTGTGATTTGAGTTGTATGCAAATTCGATTAACAGAATTTACTAAG AAGGTGGATCTTTCAGGTTGCCCGCAAATTAGGCCTATTCTGCTCTTGTCATTACTTCCTCCTCTATACAGCAGGGATataatggaaagaaaaaaatttaagcgACCTTTGCTCAACCTTCAATATCTCAATGTGGATCACTTGCCAACTTTGACTTTTGAAGCTGTAGAAGAGGTGGATATTTCAAATTGTCCAATGCTGGATCTTGAGGATGCTCTCAAGTGCTTCTCCAAGTCCTTTCCATCCTTGAGGAAGCTAAGGGCCGTAAATTATGTAGACTTTGGAACTGAGAAGTTGATTCGCTTGTTGGCAAGATTTCCTCTTCTGTGCAACATTGACCTAACAGTGGATGTTAGCCCTCTTATACCTGCAAAAGTATCCGTTGTATCTTCACAACCTGCTCTATCTCCCCTAGGATCAAGAGAGTTCCCAAATGATGATCACTGCCCTTGGGATGCCTTGTTGAGTAACATGTCCAGACGACAACTTTCAAATATCACAAGGCTCACATTGCAGGGCAGAAGTGATATTGCTG ATTCTGACCTGCGTAAGATCACCAAATCATGTGCATCCCTCTGTTACCTTAACCTTAATGGTTGTATGTCAGTAACAGATTCTGGCATATCTTTTGTAATACTAAACTGCATTTTGCTTCGCTCAATCTTGGCTTGTGATACTTATTTTGGGCAAGAATCAATCTCGGCGCTTTGTTCTGGTGTTCACAACCTTGAGGACCATGTAGAGCCACAAGCTAAAAAACCCTTGCACTCGTTTGCTTCTAAGTTCCATACTCTACATATAGGTGGCTGCATGG GGGTCAGTGAAGCATCTCTTTCAGAACTTCTATCTCAAACTCTTATGATAAAGAGTGTATCTTTAAGGGAAACCCACCTTGTGGATGATGCTCTCGATCGCTTTCCAGGATGTTCCTTGGAGATGCTAGATATTTCTGAAACCAAG GTTTCTAGCCTTGCTCTTGCTCACTTAATCCATCGAAATCCTGGTCTGAAATGCCTGAAAGCAAGAGGCTGTAAGCATTTGTCACTGAATTTTATGGATGCTGAAGGCAGAGAGCCTTCTAACTTGGCATATAGTTCGACAGAGTTGCATTCTGAACTTGGCAAGTCGTGCCAGTTGGAGGAAATTGCAGTTGGATGGGgattttcattcttttctttgGAGAGCTTGAAACCTGCAATTAGATCACTGCGGACATTGGTAGTTGGTTTAGGTGGGTCCTTGGGGCATGATGGGCTCAGACTCTTACCTGCTTTCTCTCCTTTGTTAGAAACGCTGATGATTTATTTCCAG GTGATATCTGACTCTCTTGTGATCAACATTATGAAAACCCTTAGAAAACTGCAAGTACTGGCTCTCTGCTATTGCTTTGGTCAGATTTCCTCACTAAGCTTTCAGATCAGCATGCCAAATTTGAGGAATTTGAAACTTGAAAGGGTTGCAGCTTGGATGACAAATACTGACTTAATTATTCTGACTCAAAATTGTCCAAATTTGGTTGATCTTTCATTGCTTGGATGCAGACTTCTTAATCCAG AATCCCAAGATATCATTTCATGTGGCTGGCCAGGTTTGATCTCTATGCATCTTGAG GACTGTGGGGAAGTAACAGCCCATGGTGTTTCACCTCTTATGAACTGTCGAGCCCTTGAAGATCTCTTGCTACGTCATACT GGCACTGGAATTCccaaaaactttattgttcTTATGGCTTCAGAG ATGCCAATGCTTCGGAAAATGTCACTTGATATTTGTGATGCGAGCGACGGTGACTTTGACATTCCAGAT TTTTCTGACAGGTGCTTCTTGAGCTATGTGAAGATAGCAAGGTGTAAACTtcaacggtgcagtttagaccTCCACAAGTTGGATATTCATAAGACACCTGTACATAAAGAAACATTATTACTGGTCTGGGATAGCAAGAAACTTACCAGAGCGGTAATCAAAGAAAGGCTGTAG